One Edaphobacter bradus DNA window includes the following coding sequences:
- a CDS encoding FAD binding domain-containing protein translates to MRSNVSQYEIIAPASLDAVLQILADSPDHYTPIAGGTELMVALGAGHLQPHKLVSLWNLDELRFIEVVDDAITIGAGTTFTDIRNHPVIAEEFPLLEQAASWTGSIANQNRATIGGNIVNASPAADSPPALLAYNAEVTLVSIHDERVLPYRDFHLSYKKTALAPDELLHSITLLRNTQGYKQYIRKVGTRNAQAISKVALAALARVNNSLIEDIRIGAACLREVPARLTATEQALLHQPITPKTIAAARAALIGESKPIDDIRSTAKYRTGVAANLLEEFLRSL, encoded by the coding sequence ATGCGGTCCAACGTCAGCCAGTACGAGATCATCGCGCCTGCCTCTCTCGATGCGGTCCTCCAGATCCTCGCCGACTCGCCCGACCACTACACTCCCATCGCAGGCGGAACCGAACTCATGGTCGCGCTCGGCGCTGGACACCTTCAGCCTCATAAACTCGTCTCACTCTGGAACCTCGACGAGCTGCGCTTCATCGAGGTTGTCGACGACGCCATCACCATCGGCGCTGGAACTACCTTCACCGATATCCGCAACCATCCCGTCATCGCCGAGGAGTTCCCCCTTCTCGAACAGGCTGCAAGCTGGACCGGCAGCATCGCGAACCAGAATCGCGCCACCATCGGCGGCAACATCGTCAACGCAAGCCCCGCGGCAGACTCGCCTCCGGCACTGCTCGCCTATAATGCCGAGGTCACGCTCGTCTCCATCCATGACGAGCGCGTTCTGCCTTACCGGGACTTTCACCTCTCCTACAAGAAGACTGCTCTTGCACCGGACGAGCTTCTTCACAGCATCACGCTATTACGCAACACACAAGGTTACAAACAATACATCCGCAAGGTGGGGACTCGTAACGCTCAGGCCATCTCAAAGGTGGCGCTGGCAGCTCTGGCTCGCGTCAACAACAGCCTCATTGAAGACATCCGAATAGGAGCCGCATGCCTCCGCGAGGTTCCCGCTCGTCTCACAGCTACCGAACAAGCGCTGCTCCACCAGCCCATCACTCCGAAGACGATTGCTGCCGCCAGAGCAGCTCTCATTGGCGAATCCAAGCCGATCGACGACATACGAAGCACCGCGAAGTACCGCACCGGCGTCGCCGCCAATCTGCTTGAGGAGTTCCTTCGGTCGCTCTGA
- a CDS encoding nucleotidyltransferase family protein: protein MSIAAVIVAAGASSRLGEPKQLVRLGNETLLERTVRVARDAGCSPIIVVLGSDYLQILTGCSLGDVVTVINDQWQEGMGSSIRWGVHACKNVAGKVDGAVILTCDQPAVTAEHLMRLMLKNEIKASRYAARNGVPAFFPNKHFDALMALKGDAGARELLKDARYEELANGELDVDTSDDLERARELFEQ from the coding sequence GTGAGTATAGCTGCAGTGATTGTGGCCGCAGGCGCTTCAAGCAGGCTGGGTGAGCCAAAGCAACTCGTACGTCTGGGCAACGAGACATTGCTGGAGCGCACGGTAAGGGTGGCTCGCGATGCCGGATGTTCGCCGATAATTGTGGTTCTTGGCTCAGACTATCTGCAGATATTGACCGGGTGTTCGCTCGGCGACGTCGTTACCGTGATCAACGACCAGTGGCAAGAGGGGATGGGTTCGTCGATCAGGTGGGGTGTCCATGCGTGCAAGAATGTAGCCGGCAAAGTCGACGGCGCGGTGATTTTGACCTGTGATCAGCCTGCAGTCACGGCAGAGCATCTGATGCGGCTGATGCTGAAGAACGAGATCAAAGCGTCACGCTATGCAGCTAGGAATGGGGTTCCGGCTTTCTTTCCAAACAAGCACTTCGATGCACTGATGGCGCTCAAGGGAGACGCCGGAGCGAGGGAGTTGCTTAAAGATGCTCGCTATGAAGAGTTGGCCAACGGTGAGCTGGATGTGGATACGTCTGACGACCTGGAGCGAGCCAGGGAATTGTTTGAGCAGTGA